One Amaranthus tricolor cultivar Red isolate AtriRed21 chromosome 10, ASM2621246v1, whole genome shotgun sequence genomic window carries:
- the LOC130826086 gene encoding aspartic proteinase CDR1-like has protein sequence MSNNRHLNTQVSFLILSSILAQISSEQQTKIHLSLIHRDSSLSPLYNPRDSPYERIRQSFVRSKARLSYLINNANDNMSGVDFQGSMEGNDGEYFVKICIGTPRVELLASVDTASELVLTRGYNRKQSSTYNPIPCNSSICTLVPNNSCDSFNMCSFSSVYADFPLAYSLLGSDNFTLETSDERFFALQDIIFGIENDDNVDENELNSTSPTQYDGILGLGYHNLSLVMQMSSIIEPKFTYCFGNTSDPDAKNQLVLGKGVFLEGQTTSLKVIEGRYNLVLEGLSIGKRRLDIPPDVFQVSESGGQGVIIESATTLTFLAPAAYYKLVEELEQDIGLVSELWLDPPFERCYKGNVMDIQEFRGLIFHFERDVNVVMDVSNLFLQVGNEMFCLAVLPSPVEGVSVLGSLFQQYYSVGYDLGEMLVSFQRIECEVLESHFRN, from the coding sequence ATGTCTAATAATAGACATCTTAACACACAAGTATCATTTCTGATTCTATCATCTATTCTTGCCCAAATTTCATCTGAACAACAAACAAAGATCCATTTAAGCCTCATCCATCGCGACTCCTCCCTTTCGCCCTTATACAATCCCCGAGACAGTCCTTATGAACGCATTAGACAATCTTTCGTAAGGTCAAAAGCTCGCCTTTCTTATCTTATTAACAATGCTAATGACAATATGAGCGGTGTTGATTTTCAAGGAAGTATGGAAGGTAATGATGGCGAGTATTTCGTCAAAATATGCATTGGAACACCTAGAGTTGAATTACTTGCTTCTGTCGATACTGCTAGCGAGTTAGTTTTGACTCGAGGTTATAATCGAAAGCAATCCTCAACTTACAATCCTATACCTTGTAATTCTTCTATATGTACTCTAGTACCTAACAATTCTTGTGATTCTTTCAATATGTGTAGTTTTAGTTCTGTTTATGCAGACTTTCCTCTTGCATATAGCCTTCTTGGAAGCGATAACTTCACACTCGAGACTTCGGATGAACGATTTTTTGCTTTACAAGACATCATTTTTGGTATCGAAAACGACGACAACGTTGATGAAAATGAACTTAATAGTACTAGTCCTACTCAATATGATGGAATTCTTGGGTTAGGGTATCATAATCTATCTTTAGTAATGCAAATGAGCTCAATAATCGAGCCTAAATTCACCTATTGCTTTGGGAATACGAGTGATCCTGATGCGAAAAATCAATTAGTACTAGGCAAAGGAGTCTTTCTCGAAGGCCAAACGACATCATTGAAGGTGATCGAAGGGAGGTATAATCTAGTACTCGAAGGTCTAAGTATAGGGAAAAGACGGCTAGATATTCCACCGGACGTTTTTCAAGTAAGTGAGTCGGGTGGTCAAGGAGTGATTATTGAATCAGCAACGACGTTAACCTTCTTAGCACCGGCTGCTTACTATAAGCTAGTCGAGGAGTTGGAACAAGACATTGGGTTGGTATCAGAACTATGGCTTGATCCTCCTTTCGAGCGATGTTATAAGGGAAACGTAATGGACATACAAGAATTTCGAGGGCTGATTTTCCATTTCGAAAGAGACGTAAATGTTGTTATGGATGTTTCAAACTTGTTCTTACAAGTGGGAAATGAAATGTTTTGCTTGGCTGTGTTGCCAAGTCCTGTAGAAGGAGTTTCAGTTTTAGGGAGCTTATTTCAACAATATTATAGTGTTGGGTATGATCTTGGTGAAATGCTTGTGTCGTTTCAACGTATCGAATGTGAAGTTCTTGAATCACATTTTAGAAATTGA
- the LOC130826087 gene encoding 60S ribosomal protein L31-like, whose translation MVENKGRKEEVVTREYTINLHKRLHGCTFKKKAPKAIKEIKAFAEKAMGTKDVRVDVKLNKQIWSRGIRSVPRRIRVRIARKRNDDEDAKEELYSLVTVAEIPAEGLKGLGTKVIEDED comes from the exons ATGGTTGAGAACAAAGGAAGAAAAGAAGAAGTTGTTACTAGGGAGTACACCATTAATCTCCACAAACGTCTTCACGGATG CACATTCAAGAAGAAGGCACCCAAAGCCATCAAGGAAATCAAGGCTTTCGCTGAGAAGGCAATGGGCACCAAGGATGTGAGAGTAGATGTCAAGCTGAACAAACAAATCTGGAGCAGGGGTATTAGGAGTGTTCCAAGGAGGATCAGAGTTCGCATTGCACGCAAGAGAAACGACGATGAGGATGCCAAGGAGGAGCTCTACTCATTGGTTACCGTTGCTGAAATTCCCGCTGAAGGTTTAAAGGGTCTTGGTACTAAAGTTATTGAAGATGAAGATTAA
- the LOC130826088 gene encoding transcription elongation factor SPT6 homolog — protein sequence MVGRAVVFDDEEELDAQELDDGEEHDDGEGIGGGDDDEDEDEEGQDEFENDGFIVDGDEEEEEPQEDDDEERHRKKRKKKRESFELDDDDYELLLDNNVKVSRKETKLKRLKKADTDVGHSDEDEFNGTRRSGRTAEEQVKRSLFGDDDGPVEDIPEDDEQIEEDLDLNDDEDDMADFIVSEDEVDVDGLPVRKKPQKKKHRQAPGVPSSALQDAHDIFGDVDELSDMRHRLNIERDGYDDSGQWKDKKLEDEFEPIILAERYMTDKDDRIQEIDIPERMQIFEECTGPPPMDAEFIEDEAKWIKKQLESGQVPGLVNMTLGEDVEDHIRNFLKFTHVQKLDLPFIAMYRKEDIFSLLKDPEIGEDVSHDKPTLRRNKVLWVVHELDRKWLLLQKRKSAIQAYYNKRFKEESCRIYDETRLSFKQDLFKSIVEALRLAESEREVDDVDSKFNLHFPPGEAGVNEGQYRRPNRKSLYSMSNKAGLWEIASKFGYSSEQFGALISLETRVDEPEDPKETPEDFASNFTCAMFDSPQAILKGARHMASVEISVEPRVKKHFRSIYFENAVVSTCPTSDGNAIIDSLHQFASVKWLRNKPLNKFEDAQWLLIQKAEEEKLLQVNIKLPEENLKKLISDSEEQYTSCGVSKLAQQWNEQRKLILKDAILDFILPTLEKEARLLLTSRAKSWLLMDYGKHLWDKVSVAPYPRKESDLNSDDEAAPRVMACCWGPGKPPTTFVMLNSFGEIIDVLEAGSISLRSQNVTDQQRKKHDQLKLLKFMTEHQPQVVVLGAVGLSCTRLKDDIYEIVFKMVEENPRDVGNELDGLSVFYGDESLARLYENSRISSDQNPGHKGVVRRAVALGRYLQNPLAMVAALCGPGREVLSWKLNPLENFLNADEKYTVVEQVMVDVTNQVGLDLNLAVNHDWLFAPLQFVSGLGPRKAAFLQRSLARAGAIVTRKDLLTTHGLGRKVFISAAGFLRIRRSGLAVSTSQFVDVLDDTRIHPESYALAQEMAKDIYSEIVKDDNFDDDDIEMAIEHLRDRPSALKSFNVDAYAKDTDRLSKIETLHAIKLELIQGFQDWRKAYEEPNQDEEFFMISGETDTTLSEGRVVQATVRRVQPQRAICGLESGLTGMLMKEDFSDDSTDCDMTEKLREGDIITCKIKSIQKNRYQVFLTCKENDMKNVGQQNIENQDPYYQEDRSSLPSEQGKARRDKELAKKHFKPRMIVHPRFQNITADEAMEHLADKEPGNSVIRPSSRGPSYLTLSLKVYDGVFAHKDIIEGGKEHKDLTSLLRIGKTLKIGEDTFEDLDKVMDRYVDPLVTHLKAMLNYRKFRKGTKAEIDEVLRIEKSDNPTKIVYSLGISHEHPGTFILTYIRSSNPRHEYIGLYPKGFKFRKRMFDNIDKLVGYFQKHIDDPIHESQSIRSVSAMVSMQTGDSSGVGGWGGSGGNDGGWRGSSDRDHSGTGRNDDRNGGRGRGRGRGRGRGRGGRGSYDGNRDSGDSTYGQKWGSDDRDGGSRDGGNSTYGQKWDSDNRDSGNSSKWGSDANNNKDGNNSSWGSFPGAKVHNAPGEEAFPGGWGSSGGGGSSSGGGWGNSAAGGKGGGNDGGWAGSGGSEAGSISAGNDGGWGGSGGSGARGKGGSNDGGWGGSVGKGASNDEGWGGSVGKGASNDGGWGGSGGSVAGSKGGGSDGGWGGSGGSGGGGGGWGGSGGSGGGGGGWGGSGGSGGGGGGWGGSGGSGGRGGSNDGGDSGKDSGWGSASGSKNNSKGWGGSGGGGW from the exons ATGGTTGGAAGAGCTGTAGTTTTTGACGATGAAG AGGAGCTCGATGCTCAAGAACTCGATGATGGCGAAGAACACGATGATGGGGAAGGAATTGGTGGCGGTGATGACGATGAAGACGAAGACGAAG AAGGACAGGATGAGTTTGAGAATGATGGTTTTATTGTTGATGgcgatgaagaagaggaagaaccccaagaagatgatgatgaagaaagacatagaaagaagaggaaaaagaaaag GGAATCCTTtgaacttgatgatgatgattatgagcTTCTACTGGACAATAATGTGAAAGTTTCTCGTAAA GAAACCAAGTTGAAAAGGTTGAAGAAGGCTGATACTGATGTTGGGCATTCTGATGAGGATGAGTTTAATGGTACACGGAGAAGTGGAAGGACAGCAGAGGAGCAGGTCAAGCGTTCCTTATttggtgatgatgatg GACCTGTTGAGGATATCCCAGAAGATGATGAGCAGATAGAAGAAGATCTAGACTTGAATGATGACGAAGATGACATGGCTGATTTTATCGTGTCCGAAGATGAAGTTGATGTTGATGGATTGCCTGTTAG AAAGAAGCCGCAAAAAAAGAAGCATAGACAAGCTCCTGGAGTTCCATCATCTGCACTGCAGGACGCTCATGATATATTTGGAGATGTGGATGAACTTTCGGATATGCGTCATCGATTAAATATTGAAAGAGACGGGTATGATGATAGTGGTCAATGGAAGGATAAAAAACTTGAAGATGAATTTGAACCTATCATTCTTGCTGAACGGTATATGACTGACAAGGATGATCGAATCCAGGAGATTGATATACCAGAAAGAATGCAG ATATTTGAGGAGTGCACTGGCCCTCCTCCTATGGATGCTGAATTCATTGAAGATGAAGCCAAGTGGATCAAAAAGCAGCTAGAATCTGGTCAAGTTCCTGGGCTTGTTAATATGACCCTTGGAGAAGATGTTGAAGATCACAttagaaattttctgaaattcacACATGTGCAGAAACTTGAT CTTCCTTTTATTGCTATGTACCGCAAGGAGgacattttcagtttgttgaaGGATCCTGAGATAGGTGAAGATGTCAGTCATGATAAGCCTACTTTAAGAAGGAACAAG GTGCTTTGGGTTGTCCATGAGTTGGATAGAAAATGGTTGCTTCTTCAAAAGCGAAAGAGTGCTATCCAGGCCTACTATAATAAAAGATTCAAGGAAGAGTCTTGCAGAATATATGATGAGACAAGACTGAGTTTTAAGCAGGACCTTTTCAAATCAATTGTTGAAGCCTTGAGACTTGCAGAATCAGAAAGGGAAGTTGATGATGTTGACTCAAAATTTAATCTGCATTTCCCACCTGGTGAGGCTGGGGTAAATGAGGGGCAATATAGAAGACCTAATCGAAAATCACTTTATAGCATGTCCAACAAAGCTGGTTTATGGGAGATTGCCAGTAAATTTGGCTACAGTTCTGAGCAGTTTGGCGCGCTGATCTCCTTGGAG ACAAGAGTGGATGAACCCGAGGATCCAAAGGAGACTCCTGAGGATTTTGCCTCAAACTTTACCTGTGCAATGTTTGATTCGCCTCAAGCTATTCTAAAAGGTGCTCGACACATG GCATCAGTTGAGATAAGTGTTGAGCCTCGTGTAAAGAAGCATTTTCGTAGTATATACTTTGAGAATGCAGTGGTCTCAACATGTCCAACATCTGATGGGAATGCCATTATAGATTCTCTCCATCAGTTTGCAAGCGTCAAGTGGTTACGCAACAAGCCATTGAATAAATTTGAGGATGCACAGTGGCTTCTTATTCAAAAGGCTGAAGAGGAGAAGCTACTTCAGGTCAATATTAAATTGCCCGAGGAAAACCTTAAGAAGCTGATAAGCGATTCTGAGGAGCAGTATACTAGCTGTGGTGTTAGCAAGCTAGCACAGCAGTGGAATGAGCAAAGAAAACTCATATTAAAGGATGCGATTTTGGATTTTATACTGCCAACATTGGAGAAAGAAGCTAGATTGTTGCTGACTAGCAGGGCTAAGTCATGGTTGCTCATGGATTATGGCAAACATCTCTGGGATAAGGTTTCTGTGGCTCCATACCCACGAAAGGAAAGCGATCTTAACTCAGATGATGAAGCAGCTCCAAGGGTTATGGCGTGCTGTTGGGGTCCAGGAAAGCCACCAACCACTTTTGTGATGCTAAATTCTTTTGGCGAGATTATTGATGTCCTAGAGGCTGGATCAATCAGTCTGAGGTCTCAAAATGTTACAGACCAGCAGCGTAAAAAGCATGACCAATtaaaacttttgaaattcatgACCGAGCATCAACCACAGGTCGTTGTCCTGGGTGCTGTCGGTCTGTCTTGCACCCGGCTGAAAGATGATATCTATGAG ATTGTTTTTAAGATGGTTGAAGAAAATCCTAGAGATGTGGGTAATGAATTGGATGGGCTGAGTGTTTTCTACGGGGATGAATCTTTGGCTCGTCTATATGAAAATTCTCGTATTTCATCTGATCAGAACCCTGGGCATAAAG GTGTTGTGAGACGAGCTGTCGCCCTTGGACGCTACCTCCAGAATCCATTAGCCATGGTTGCAGCTCTTTGTGGACCAGGAAGGGAAGTTTTGTCTTGGAAACTCAATCCTTTAGAAAACTTTCTTAATGCCGATGAGAAGTATACAGTTGTGGAACAGGTTATGGTTGATGTAACAAACCAGGTGGGGCTTGATCTAAATCTGGCCGTAAATCATGATTGGCTATTTGCTCCATTGCAGTTTGTTTCTGGTCTTGGGCCTAGGAAAGCAGCATTTTTACAGCGGTCACTTGCTAGAGCTGGGGCAATAGTCACAAGAAAAGACTTGCTGACTACGCATGGACTTGGGAGAAAGGTGTTTATTAGTGCTGCCGGTTTTTTGCGTATTAGGCGTAGTGGCTTAGCTGTTAGTACCAGCCAGTTTGTTGACGTGTTGGATGATACAAGAATACATCCAGAGTCCTATGCCTTAGCACAGGAAATGGCGAAAGATATTTATAGCGAAATTGTTAAGGATGATAATTTTGATGACGACGATATTGAGATGGCAATTGAACACCTCAGAGACAGACCAAGTGCATTGAAATCATTTAATGTTGATGCATATGCAAAGGATACTGACCGTTTGTCTAAGATAGAGACCTTGCATGCGATAAAGCTGGAGTTAATTCAGGGATTTCAAGATTGGCGTAAAGCATATGAAGAACCTAATCAAGATGAAGAGTTTTTTATGATTTCTGGGGAGACTGATACTACTTTGAGTGAAGGACGAGTTGTTCAAGCTACAGTTCGCAGGGTGCAACCTCAAAGAGCAATATGTGGCTTAGAATCAGGATTAACTGGTATGCTTATGAAGGAAGATTTTTCAGATGATTCGACAGATTGTGATATGACTGAGAAGCTGCGTGAAGGTGATATTATCACTTGTAAGATAAAAAGTATCCAAAAGAACAGATACCAGGTGTTCTTGACTTGCAAAGAGAATGACATGAAGAATGTTGGGCAGCAAAATATAGAGAACCAGGACCCATACTATCAGGAAGACCGCAGCAGCTTACCAAGTGAACAAGGCAAGGCTCGCAGAGACAAGGAGCTTGCAAAGAAGCATTTCAAGCCGAGGATGATCGTTCATCCTCGTTTTCAGAATATAACTGCTGATGAAGCGATGGAG CATTTGGCAGACAAGGAACCTGGGAATAGTGTTATTCGTCCAAGTTCCCGTGGTCCATCGTATTTGACATTGAGTCTAAAGGTGTATGATGGTGTATTTGCTCACAAGGATATAATTGAAGGTGGAAAGGAGCACAAAGATTTAACAAGCTTGCTTCGAATCGGTAAAACTCTGAAAATTGGAGAGGATACTTTTGAGGATCTGGATAAG GTCATGGACCGTTATGTTGATCCCTTGGTTACACATCTGAAGGCAATGCTGAACTATCGCAAGTTCCGAAAAGGGACAAAAGCTGAAATTGATGAAGTCCTTAGAATTGAGAAGTCGGATAACCCTACTAAGATAGTTTATAGTTTGGGAATTTCACATGAGCATCCTGGCACATTTATTCTTACATACATTCGAAGTTCAAATCCCCGTCACGAGTATATTGGTCTATACCCCAAGGGATTCAAATTCCGCAAGAGGATGTTCGATAATATTGACAAGCTTGTAGGATATTTTCAGAAGCATATTGACGATCCCATACATGAATCACAGTCAATTCGATCAGTTTCTGCTATGGTGTCAATGCAAACTGGTGATTCCTCTGGAGTTGGTGGATGGGGTGGCTCAGGCGGCAACGATGGTGGGTGGCGAGGATCTTCTGATAGAGATCATTCTGGGACAG ggCGTAATGATGACAGAAATGGAGGCCGAGGCCGTGGTCGGGGTCGGGGCAGGGGCCGTGGCCGTGGTGGTCGAGGCTCATATGATGGAAATAGGGATAGTGGTGATTCCACCTATGGACAGAAGTGGGGCTCAGATGACAGAGATGGTGGAAGCAGGGATGGTGGTAATTCTACTTACGGACAGAAGTGGGACTCGGATAACAGAGATAGCGGGAACAGTTCCAAGTGGGGTTCAGACGCTAACAATAATAAAGATGGTAATAATAGTAGTTGGGGAAGCTTTCCTGGTGCTAAAGTCCATAATGCTCCAGGTGAGGAAGCTTTTCCTGGTGGATGGGGTTCTAGTGGAGGTGGCGGTAGTAGTAGTGGTGGAGGTTGGGGTAATAGTGCAGCTGGAGGCAAAGGTGGCGGTAATGACGGAGGTTGGGCTGGATCTGGTGGTAGTGAAGCTGGAAGCATAAGTGCCGGTAACGACGGAGGTTGGGGCGGATCTGGTGGTAGTGGAGCTAGAGGCAAAGGTGGCAGTAATGACGGAGGTTGGGGTGGATCTGTAGGCAAAGGTGCCAGTAATGACGAAGGTTGGGGCGGATCTGTAGGCAAAGGTGCCAGTAATGACGGAGGTTGGGGTGGATCTGGTGGTAGTGTGGCTGGAAGCAAAGGTGGGGGAAGTGACGGAGGTTGGGGTGGATCTGGTGGTAGTGGTGGAGGTGGTGGAGGTTGGGGTGGATCTGGTGGTAGTGGAGGAGGTGGTGGAGGTTGGGGTGGATCTGGTGGTAGTGGAGGAGGTGGTGGAGGTTGGGGTGGATCTGGTGGTAGTGGAGGTAGAGGTGGCAGTAATGACGGCGGTGACAGTGGCAAGGATTCTGGATGGGGTTCAGCTTCTGGTAGCAAGAACAACTCCAAGGGATGGGGTGGCAGCGGCGGAGGTGGATGGTAG